A genomic segment from Bradyrhizobium sp. ISRA430 encodes:
- a CDS encoding GNAT family protein — protein sequence MALFRLPSSGPAALAPRGNGLLLRAPQMSDFLQWAHLRETSRDYLTPWEPIWPSDDLTRSGFRRRLRRYAEDIAADRSYPFLIFRELDGAMIGGITLANVRRGIVQAGTIGYWVGQPHAHRGYMTAALRVLLPTLFGELNLHRVEAACIPTNVPSIRVLEKCGFSREGLARRYLCINGIWQDHLLFGLLHEDFRG from the coding sequence ATGGCCCTCTTTCGCCTGCCATCCAGTGGACCCGCCGCCCTCGCGCCGCGCGGCAACGGGCTCTTGCTGCGTGCCCCGCAGATGTCGGACTTTCTGCAATGGGCGCATCTGCGCGAAACCAGCCGCGACTATCTCACGCCCTGGGAGCCGATCTGGCCGTCGGACGATCTCACCCGCTCCGGCTTCCGCCGCCGCCTGCGCCGCTATGCCGAGGATATCGCGGCGGACCGCTCCTACCCCTTCCTGATCTTCCGCGAGCTCGACGGCGCCATGATCGGCGGCATCACGCTCGCCAATGTCCGGCGCGGCATCGTCCAGGCCGGCACCATCGGCTACTGGGTCGGCCAGCCCCATGCCCATCGGGGGTACATGACGGCGGCGCTGCGGGTGCTGCTGCCGACGCTGTTCGGCGAGCTCAACCTGCACCGGGTCGAGGCCGCCTGCATCCCCACCAATGTGCCGTCGATCCGGGTGCTGGAGAAGTGCGGTTTCTCCCGCGAGGGCTTGGCGCGGCGCTATCTCTGCATCAACGGGATCTGGCAGGACCACCTGCTGTTCGGCCTACTGCACGAGGATTTCCGCGGCTGA
- a CDS encoding ATP F0F1 synthase subunit B (Produces ATP from ADP in the presence of a proton gradient across the membrane. Subunit B is part of the membrane proton channel.) has translation MFLEPEFWVAVAFVILMVIFAYLGIHKTLLTTLDHRAARIKAELDDAQRLKLEAAKVLADYKARSATAEREAADIVANAKAEAERIAADAKAKMEDFVARRTKTAESKIALAEAQALADVRAAAAEAAVQAASTILSQSVKGQVADDLLTKSITEVRQKLN, from the coding sequence ATGTTCCTCGAACCTGAGTTTTGGGTCGCCGTCGCGTTCGTGATCCTGATGGTGATTTTCGCCTATCTCGGGATCCACAAGACCCTGCTGACGACGCTCGATCATCGCGCCGCCCGCATCAAGGCCGAGCTCGACGACGCCCAGCGCCTCAAGCTGGAGGCAGCCAAGGTGCTCGCGGACTACAAGGCGCGCAGCGCCACGGCCGAGCGCGAGGCTGCCGACATCGTCGCCAACGCCAAGGCCGAAGCCGAGCGCATCGCGGCCGACGCCAAGGCGAAGATGGAAGACTTCGTCGCCCGCCGCACCAAGACCGCGGAGAGCAAGATCGCGCTCGCCGAGGCTCAGGCGCTGGCCGACGTCCGCGCCGCCGCGGCGGAAGCCGCCGTCCAGGCCGCTTCGACCATCCTGTCGCAGTCGGTCAAGGGCCAGGTCGCCGACGACCTGCTCACCAAGAGCATCACCGAGGTCCGGCAGAAGCTGAACTAA
- a CDS encoding pitrilysin family protein, whose translation MSVEISKLASGLTVVTDNMPHVETAALGVWARVGGRDEKPNEHGISHLLEHMAFKGTTRRSSREIVEEIEAVGGDLNAGTSTETTSYYARVMKADVPLALDVLADILANPAFEPEELEREKNVIVQEIGAAQDTPDDVVFEHLNELCYPDQPMGRSLLGTAKTLRGFNRDMLRGYLSTHYRGPDMVVAAAGAVDHSRVVAEVEARFASFEATPGPKPQAATFGQGGAKVVHRELEQAHLTLALEGVQQTEPSLFSLQVFTNILGGGMSSRLFQEVREKRGLCYSIYTFHAPYTDTGFFGLYTGTDPADAPEMMEVVVDIMNESVETLTEAEVARAKAQMKAGLLMALESCSSRAEQLARHVLAYGRPQTVQELVARIDAVSVESTRDAARALLSRSRPAVVALGSGRGLDTAVSFAEGLTRARAKARLH comes from the coding sequence ATGAGCGTCGAGATCTCCAAGCTTGCGTCCGGCCTCACCGTCGTCACCGACAACATGCCCCACGTCGAGACCGCTGCGCTCGGCGTCTGGGCTCGCGTCGGCGGCCGCGACGAGAAGCCGAACGAGCACGGAATCTCGCACCTGCTCGAGCACATGGCGTTCAAGGGCACCACGCGGCGCTCCTCGCGCGAGATCGTCGAGGAGATCGAGGCGGTCGGCGGCGATCTCAATGCCGGCACCTCGACGGAGACGACGTCCTATTATGCGCGGGTGATGAAGGCCGACGTGCCGCTCGCGCTCGACGTGCTCGCCGATATCCTCGCCAATCCCGCCTTCGAGCCGGAGGAGCTCGAGCGCGAAAAGAACGTCATCGTCCAGGAGATCGGCGCGGCGCAGGACACGCCCGACGACGTCGTCTTCGAGCATCTCAACGAGCTCTGCTATCCCGACCAGCCGATGGGCCGCTCGCTGCTCGGCACCGCGAAGACGCTGCGCGGCTTCAACCGCGACATGCTGCGCGGCTATCTCTCGACGCATTACCGCGGGCCGGACATGGTGGTGGCGGCCGCCGGCGCCGTCGATCACAGCCGGGTCGTTGCCGAGGTCGAGGCGCGGTTTGCGAGCTTTGAGGCGACACCGGGCCCGAAGCCGCAGGCGGCGACGTTCGGCCAGGGCGGCGCAAAGGTGGTGCATCGCGAGCTCGAGCAGGCGCACCTGACGCTGGCGCTGGAGGGCGTGCAGCAGACCGAGCCGTCGCTGTTCTCGCTCCAGGTCTTCACCAACATTCTCGGCGGCGGAATGTCGTCGCGGCTGTTCCAGGAGGTGCGCGAGAAGCGCGGCCTCTGCTACTCGATCTACACGTTCCACGCACCCTATACCGACACCGGCTTCTTCGGCCTCTACACCGGCACCGACCCCGCCGACGCGCCCGAGATGATGGAAGTCGTCGTCGATATCATGAATGAGTCGGTGGAGACGCTCACCGAGGCCGAGGTCGCGCGCGCCAAGGCGCAGATGAAGGCCGGCCTCCTGATGGCGCTGGAGAGCTGCTCTTCGCGCGCCGAGCAGCTCGCCCGGCACGTGCTCGCCTATGGGCGGCCGCAGACGGTGCAGGAACTGGTGGCCCGGATCGACGCCGTTAGTGTCGAATCGACGCGCGACGCGGCGCGTGCGCTGCTTTCGCGCAGCCGCCCTGCGGTGGTTGCATTGGGCAGCGGAAGGGGTCTGGACACGGCGGTGTCTTTTGCGGAAGGATTGACCCGGGCGCGCGCCAAGGCGCGGCTCCACTAG